In one Streptomyces sp. NBC_01241 genomic region, the following are encoded:
- a CDS encoding GMC family oxidoreductase: MSQDSPAQNQAEPAGGTDDDAYDYDVLVIGSGFGGAVSALRLTEKGYRVGVLEAGRRFGPGTLPKNSWDIKNYLWAPALGLYGIQRVHLLGHVMVLAGAGVGGGSLNYANTLYVPPAPFFEDRQWASITDWQDELKPHYDQAKRMLGVRLNPTMTPSDVHLKAAAQAMGVGDTFHLAPVGVFFGDGKDADGTATVKPGGTVADPYFGGAGPARKACTECGECMTGCRHGAKNTLNENYLHLAEKAGAVIHPMTSVVAIADHPEGGYHVTTVPTDRRRKTRPTRLRARKVVVAAGTYGTQTLLHTMKDRGLLPRLSDRLGELTRTNSEALVGSQTSDRRYRKKHGTAKADFTQGVAITSSIHPDENTHIEPVRYGRGSNAMGAMSILQVPYGGRRVLGWLGNMARHPALALRSLSNRRWSERTIIGLVMQSLDNSLTTYRKPGGIGKGLLTARQGHGAPNPAQIEEATRSASLLADEINGFAGSNIGELMGTPLTAHFLGGCPIGASAEEGVIDPYHRLYGHPGIFVVDGSAVSANLGVNPSLTITAQAERAMSFWPNKGEADPRPAQGEAYERLAAVEPQAPAVPKEAFGALKLPFLGLPTVPPKKNLQEQTEKNPQEQTEKNPQEQTEKNPQE; encoded by the coding sequence ATGTCCCAGGACAGCCCTGCCCAGAATCAGGCCGAGCCCGCCGGTGGGACCGACGACGACGCGTACGACTACGACGTCCTGGTCATCGGCTCGGGCTTCGGCGGCGCGGTGTCGGCCCTGCGGCTGACGGAGAAGGGATACCGGGTCGGGGTCCTGGAGGCGGGCCGCCGCTTCGGCCCCGGCACCCTCCCCAAGAACTCCTGGGACATCAAGAACTACCTGTGGGCCCCCGCGCTCGGCCTCTACGGCATCCAGCGCGTCCACCTGCTCGGCCATGTGATGGTGCTGGCCGGTGCGGGCGTGGGCGGCGGCTCGCTCAACTACGCCAACACGCTGTACGTGCCCCCGGCGCCGTTCTTCGAGGACCGGCAGTGGGCGTCCATCACCGACTGGCAGGACGAGCTGAAGCCGCACTACGACCAGGCGAAGCGGATGCTCGGGGTCCGGCTCAATCCGACGATGACTCCGTCCGACGTCCATCTGAAGGCGGCCGCGCAGGCCATGGGCGTCGGCGACACCTTCCATCTCGCCCCGGTCGGCGTCTTCTTCGGCGACGGCAAGGACGCCGACGGCACGGCCACGGTCAAGCCCGGCGGCACGGTCGCCGACCCGTACTTCGGCGGCGCGGGCCCCGCCCGCAAGGCCTGCACCGAGTGCGGCGAATGCATGACGGGCTGCCGGCACGGCGCGAAGAACACCCTCAACGAGAACTACCTCCACCTCGCCGAGAAGGCCGGGGCGGTCATCCACCCGATGACCTCCGTCGTCGCGATCGCGGACCACCCGGAGGGCGGCTACCACGTCACCACCGTACCCACCGACCGCCGCAGGAAGACGAGGCCCACGCGGCTGCGCGCCCGCAAGGTGGTCGTCGCGGCGGGCACGTACGGAACGCAGACCCTGCTGCACACCATGAAGGACCGCGGTCTGCTGCCCCGGCTCTCCGACCGGCTCGGCGAGCTGACCCGCACCAACTCCGAGGCGCTCGTCGGCTCGCAGACCAGCGACCGGCGCTACCGCAAGAAGCACGGCACCGCGAAGGCCGACTTCACCCAGGGCGTCGCGATCACGTCCTCGATCCACCCCGACGAGAACACCCACATCGAGCCGGTCCGCTACGGCAGGGGCTCCAACGCGATGGGCGCGATGTCCATCCTCCAGGTGCCCTACGGCGGCCGCCGGGTGCTGGGCTGGCTCGGCAACATGGCCAGGCACCCGGCCCTCGCCCTGCGATCGCTCTCCAACCGCCGCTGGTCGGAGCGGACCATCATCGGACTCGTCATGCAGTCGCTGGACAACTCCCTGACCACGTACCGCAAGCCGGGCGGAATAGGGAAGGGCCTGCTCACCGCCCGGCAGGGGCACGGCGCACCCAACCCGGCCCAGATCGAGGAGGCGACGCGCAGCGCCTCCCTGCTCGCCGACGAGATCAACGGCTTCGCGGGCTCGAACATCGGCGAGCTGATGGGCACCCCGCTCACCGCGCACTTTCTCGGCGGCTGCCCCATAGGCGCGAGCGCCGAGGAAGGGGTGATCGACCCGTACCACCGGCTCTACGGACACCCCGGCATCTTTGTGGTCGACGGTTCCGCGGTCTCCGCGAACCTCGGCGTCAACCCGTCGCTCACCATCACCGCACAGGCCGAGCGCGCGATGTCCTTCTGGCCCAACAAGGGCGAGGCGGACCCGCGCCCCGCGCAGGGTGAGGCGTACGAACGGCTGGCCGCGGTCGAGCCGCAGGCACCGGCCGTACCGAAGGAGGCGTTCGGCGCGCTGAAGCTGCCGTTCCTCGGGCTGCCGACGGTCCCGCCGAAGAAGAATCTGCAGGAGCAGACGGAGAAGAACCCGCAGGAGCAGACGGAGAAGAACCCGCAGGAGCAGACGGAGAAGAATCCGCAGGAGTAG
- a CDS encoding LAETG motif-containing sortase-dependent surface protein: MKLRRTMALAAATAVIAPAAILAAPVAFAETTDGTVAVESTESPSPSDSESPETEASPSASASTTAPAEETGKPGAGETAEPTGSTTPGEVAPSPSDSASASASPSPSVSASASASPSESEDPEELVECSKSDLDISINGLPGKIARGSGWHQFKMNVYNSSKSVVKEIDYFAGASSDKDGYDLFKSKHVSLQALDQDTNKWEDLNEDGRAVGYVGQSDEIRPGYEVDIPLRINVKSTAPVGAGFTLGAGLYVGDKDCLGFSDVAYKFKIVNSGESGSTPQTGGTAPVPTTKPADNPTGKVSGSLAETGSSSAVPVFAAAGGAAIVLGAGAMFIVRRRRNGDAAA, encoded by the coding sequence ATGAAGCTTCGCCGCACCATGGCGCTCGCCGCCGCCACGGCAGTCATCGCTCCCGCCGCGATCCTGGCCGCCCCGGTCGCGTTTGCCGAAACGACGGACGGGACCGTTGCCGTCGAGTCCACCGAATCGCCCTCGCCGAGCGACTCCGAGTCCCCGGAGACCGAGGCGTCCCCCTCCGCCAGCGCATCCACCACCGCTCCCGCCGAGGAGACCGGCAAGCCCGGCGCGGGCGAGACGGCCGAGCCGACCGGAAGCACCACCCCGGGCGAGGTCGCCCCGAGCCCGAGCGACTCGGCGAGCGCATCCGCCTCCCCGTCCCCGTCCGTGTCCGCCTCGGCATCCGCGTCCCCGTCGGAGTCCGAGGACCCGGAGGAGCTGGTGGAGTGCTCCAAGTCCGACCTGGACATCTCCATCAACGGCCTGCCCGGCAAGATCGCCCGGGGCAGCGGCTGGCACCAGTTCAAGATGAACGTCTACAACTCGTCGAAGTCCGTCGTGAAGGAGATCGACTACTTCGCGGGCGCCTCTTCCGACAAGGACGGCTACGACCTCTTCAAGTCGAAGCACGTCAGCCTCCAGGCCCTCGACCAGGACACGAACAAGTGGGAGGACCTCAACGAGGACGGCCGCGCGGTCGGCTACGTCGGCCAGTCCGACGAGATCCGTCCGGGTTACGAGGTCGACATCCCGCTGCGCATCAACGTGAAGTCGACCGCCCCCGTCGGCGCCGGCTTCACCCTCGGCGCCGGTCTGTACGTGGGCGACAAGGACTGCCTGGGCTTCAGCGACGTCGCGTACAAGTTCAAGATCGTGAACTCCGGCGAGAGCGGCTCGACGCCGCAGACCGGCGGCACCGCTCCGGTCCCGACCACGAAGCCGGCCGACAACCCGACGGGCAAGGTCTCCGGCTCCCTCGCGGAGACCGGTTCGTCCTCCGCGGTGCCGGTGTTCGCCGCCGCGGGCGGCGCGGCCATCGTGCTCGGCGCGGGCGCGATGTTCATCGTGCGGCGCCGCAGGAACGGTGACGCCGCCGCGTAA
- a CDS encoding chorismate mutase, which translates to MAGTAPTKTATKQTAPTKTAAEKTGAHTDEAAALIDGARTRIDALDDRIIGLVQERMAVSAVIQEARITSGGRRINLSREMEILGQYRDALGKPGTSLAMTLLELCRGRA; encoded by the coding sequence ATGGCCGGCACCGCCCCCACGAAGACCGCTACCAAGCAGACCGCCCCCACGAAGACCGCCGCCGAGAAGACCGGTGCGCACACCGATGAGGCTGCCGCCCTGATCGACGGCGCCAGGACCCGAATCGATGCGCTCGACGACCGGATCATCGGACTCGTCCAGGAGCGGATGGCCGTCTCGGCGGTCATCCAGGAGGCCCGGATCACCTCCGGCGGCCGCCGGATCAACCTCTCCCGCGAGATGGAGATCCTCGGCCAGTACCGGGACGCGCTCGGCAAGCCCGGCACCTCCCTCGCCATGACGCTGCTGGAGCTCTGCCGCGGCCGGGCCTGA
- the guaA gene encoding glutamine-hydrolyzing GMP synthase: protein MPAAPLAAPDIATDVVLVVDFGAQYAQLIARRVREARVYSEIVPSTMPVAEMLAKNPRAIILSGGPSSVYAEGAPSLDRAIFEAGVPVFGMCYGFQLMATTLGGTVDDNGAREYGRTALTVSKSGSTLFEGTPAEQSVWMSHGDACSAAPEGFTVTASTDVVPVAAFENDEKKLYGVQYHPEVLHSTHGQQVLEHFLYRGAGIEPTWTTTNVVDEQIALIREQVGTKRAICGLSGGVDSAVAAALVQKAIGSQLTCVYVDHGLMRKGETEQVEKDFVAATGVQLKVVDAEERFLTALAGVSDPEQKRKIIGREFIRVFEQAQAELVAEAGAAGEDVAFLVQGTLYPDVVESGGGTGTANIKSHHNVGGLPDDIEFQLVEPLRQLFKDEVRMVGQELGLPEEIVQRQPFPGPGLGIRIVGEVTKERLDLLREADAIAREELTAAGLDRDIWQCPVVLLADVRSVGVQGDGRTYGHPIVLRPVSSEDAMTADWSRLPYETLAKISTRITNEVADVNRVVLDVTSKPPGTIEWE, encoded by the coding sequence GTGCCAGCAGCACCCCTCGCCGCCCCCGACATCGCCACCGACGTGGTCCTCGTTGTCGACTTCGGGGCGCAGTACGCCCAGCTCATCGCCCGACGCGTCCGTGAGGCCCGGGTCTACAGCGAGATCGTCCCGTCCACGATGCCGGTGGCCGAGATGCTGGCCAAGAACCCTCGGGCGATCATCCTGTCCGGCGGTCCCTCCTCGGTGTACGCGGAGGGCGCGCCGTCCCTCGACCGGGCGATCTTCGAGGCCGGGGTCCCGGTCTTCGGCATGTGCTACGGCTTCCAGCTGATGGCCACCACGCTCGGCGGCACCGTCGACGACAACGGTGCCCGTGAGTACGGCCGTACCGCGCTCACCGTCTCCAAGTCCGGCTCCACGCTCTTCGAGGGCACGCCCGCCGAGCAGTCGGTCTGGATGTCGCACGGTGACGCCTGCTCCGCCGCCCCCGAGGGCTTCACCGTCACCGCGTCCACCGACGTCGTACCGGTCGCCGCCTTCGAGAACGACGAGAAGAAGCTCTACGGCGTCCAGTACCACCCCGAGGTCCTGCACTCCACGCACGGCCAGCAGGTCCTGGAGCACTTCCTCTACCGCGGCGCCGGCATCGAGCCGACCTGGACCACGACCAACGTGGTCGACGAGCAGATCGCGCTGATCCGCGAGCAGGTCGGCACCAAGCGCGCCATCTGCGGCTTGTCCGGCGGAGTCGACTCCGCGGTCGCCGCAGCCCTCGTACAGAAGGCCATCGGCTCCCAGCTGACCTGCGTGTACGTCGACCACGGCCTGATGCGCAAGGGCGAGACCGAGCAGGTCGAGAAGGACTTCGTGGCCGCCACCGGCGTTCAGCTGAAGGTCGTCGACGCCGAGGAGCGGTTCCTGACCGCGCTGGCCGGGGTCTCCGACCCCGAGCAGAAGCGGAAGATCATCGGCCGCGAGTTCATCCGCGTCTTCGAGCAGGCCCAGGCCGAGCTCGTCGCCGAGGCGGGCGCGGCCGGCGAGGACGTCGCGTTCCTCGTCCAGGGCACGCTCTACCCGGACGTCGTCGAGTCCGGCGGCGGCACCGGCACCGCCAACATCAAGTCCCACCACAATGTCGGCGGTCTCCCCGACGACATCGAGTTCCAGCTCGTCGAACCGCTGCGCCAGCTGTTCAAGGACGAGGTCCGGATGGTCGGCCAGGAGCTCGGCCTGCCCGAGGAGATCGTCCAGCGCCAGCCGTTCCCGGGCCCCGGCCTCGGAATCCGTATCGTCGGCGAGGTCACCAAGGAGCGGCTCGACCTGCTCCGCGAGGCCGACGCCATCGCCCGCGAGGAGCTGACCGCGGCCGGCCTGGACCGCGACATCTGGCAGTGCCCGGTGGTCCTGCTCGCCGATGTCCGCTCGGTCGGCGTCCAGGGCGACGGCCGCACCTACGGCCACCCGATCGTCCTGCGCCCGGTCTCCTCCGAGGACGCCATGACGGCCGACTGGTCGCGCCTGCCGTACGAGACGCTCGCCAAGATCTCGACCCGCATCACCAACGAGGTCGCCGACGTCAACCGCGTCGTGCTCGACGTGACGAGCAAGCCGCCGGGCACCATCGAGTGGGAGTGA
- a CDS encoding Uma2 family endonuclease produces the protein MSAASESKLAQQRYRWPIPPEGGWTADDLDRIPGLPPHTELIDGSLVFMSPQTVFHGRAMRLFENALLDQAPDHLDVLREMTIKLDQRNRPEPDVLVFPVEANTGYRQTWFRPEDVILAVEVVSDDSVERDREVKPRKYAAAGVRHFWRVEASDEGLPVVYAYELDPALKTYVATGIHHDKLRLTVPFPIEIDLTAINRRRP, from the coding sequence ATGAGCGCCGCATCCGAGTCCAAGCTCGCGCAGCAGCGGTACCGGTGGCCTATCCCGCCCGAGGGCGGCTGGACAGCGGACGACCTCGACCGGATTCCGGGCCTCCCGCCCCACACCGAGCTGATCGACGGGAGCCTCGTTTTCATGAGTCCGCAGACCGTCTTTCATGGGCGTGCCATGCGTTTGTTCGAGAACGCTCTGCTGGATCAGGCGCCGGATCACCTGGACGTCCTGCGTGAGATGACGATCAAGCTGGACCAGAGGAATCGGCCGGAGCCGGATGTCCTGGTGTTTCCTGTGGAGGCGAATACGGGCTACCGCCAGACCTGGTTCAGGCCCGAGGACGTCATTCTCGCCGTCGAGGTCGTTTCCGACGACTCCGTGGAGCGCGACCGCGAGGTCAAGCCCCGGAAATACGCCGCGGCCGGGGTCCGGCACTTCTGGCGGGTGGAGGCGTCCGACGAGGGACTGCCCGTCGTGTACGCCTACGAGCTCGACCCGGCGCTCAAGACGTACGTGGCCACCGGCATCCATCACGACAAGCTCAGGCTGACGGTCCCCTTCCCCATTGAGATCGACCTCACCGCGATCAACCGGCGTCGCCCGTAG
- a CDS encoding class II aldolase/adducin family protein, producing the protein MPEPTPIPMEQLQFALPPVHQSVDEERAYRKERLAGALRLFGAYGYEEGVSGHLTARDPEFADCFWVNPFGAPFDGLAPDELILVNREGQVVDGRHHVNQAAFAVHAQVHRARPDVVAVAHTHSVHGRALSALGELIEPLTQESCAFYEDHVLYDAYTGVVVDEEEGRRIAAALGGHKAIVLRNHGLLTVGDSVDAAAWWFIALERSCQVQLAARAAGKPVLIEHRDAVATREQLGSDLVAWINYQPLWRRISRTF; encoded by the coding sequence ATGCCCGAGCCCACACCGATACCTATGGAACAACTGCAGTTCGCGCTGCCGCCCGTCCATCAATCGGTAGACGAGGAACGCGCGTACCGCAAGGAGCGGCTGGCCGGGGCGCTGCGGCTGTTCGGCGCGTACGGGTACGAGGAGGGCGTGTCCGGTCACCTCACCGCGCGGGACCCGGAGTTCGCCGACTGTTTCTGGGTCAACCCCTTCGGGGCCCCCTTCGACGGGCTCGCGCCGGACGAACTGATCCTGGTCAACAGGGAAGGGCAGGTCGTCGACGGGCGGCATCACGTCAATCAGGCGGCGTTCGCCGTCCATGCGCAGGTGCACCGGGCCCGCCCCGACGTCGTCGCCGTCGCGCACACCCACTCCGTGCACGGGCGGGCCCTCTCCGCGCTCGGCGAGCTCATCGAACCCCTCACCCAGGAATCCTGCGCCTTCTACGAGGACCACGTTCTGTACGACGCGTACACGGGCGTCGTGGTCGACGAGGAGGAAGGGCGCCGGATCGCCGCCGCGCTCGGCGGGCACAAGGCGATCGTGCTGCGCAACCACGGGCTGCTGACCGTCGGCGACTCGGTGGACGCGGCCGCCTGGTGGTTCATCGCGCTGGAACGCTCCTGCCAGGTGCAACTGGCCGCGCGGGCGGCCGGAAAGCCGGTGCTGATCGAGCACCGGGACGCCGTCGCCACGCGTGAGCAGCTCGGCAGCGACCTGGTCGCCTGGATCAACTACCAGCCTCTGTGGCGCCGGATCAGTCGCACATTCTGA
- a CDS encoding DoxX family protein, whose amino-acid sequence MQGYDTTVRGLGEPRGLKEPAREHALLPLRIFLGVTFIYAGLDKLTDSSFFRASGAGSIGETMHAVRDSSAIPALVDLALKSPGAFGYAIAIGELLVGIGTLIGLRARLAALGGALISLSLWLTVSWSVEPYYFGNDLAYLMAWLPLLLGGAAAFSVDAFLAARRRRIR is encoded by the coding sequence ATGCAGGGGTACGACACGACCGTACGCGGTCTGGGTGAGCCGAGAGGGCTCAAGGAGCCGGCACGGGAGCATGCCCTGCTGCCCCTGCGGATCTTTCTCGGCGTCACCTTCATCTACGCCGGGCTCGACAAACTGACGGACAGTTCCTTCTTCCGCGCGAGCGGCGCCGGCTCCATCGGCGAGACGATGCACGCGGTGCGCGACTCGTCCGCGATCCCGGCCCTCGTCGACCTCGCGCTGAAGAGCCCCGGCGCCTTCGGGTACGCCATCGCCATCGGCGAACTCCTCGTCGGCATCGGCACCCTCATCGGGCTCCGGGCGCGGCTCGCCGCGCTCGGCGGGGCACTGATCTCGCTGAGCCTGTGGCTGACGGTGAGCTGGTCGGTCGAGCCGTACTACTTCGGCAACGACCTGGCCTACCTCATGGCCTGGCTGCCGCTGCTGCTCGGCGGGGCCGCGGCATTCTCCGTGGACGCCTTCCTCGCGGCCCGGCGGCGGCGGATCAGATAG
- a CDS encoding PspC domain-containing protein, giving the protein MTVPQDASPGVAPPPAPGPHLRRSSRHKVVAGVCGGLGRYCDVDPVIFRIVLGVLSVTGGIGLIFYGFAWLLIPLEGADENEARRLLSGRVEGASLIAVLLALIGCGLFLSMLGNGGTLAFSAMLTLAVVGFAVWTQNRRTAAPEDPLHPATAQAVADAPPEVKAPPRPGSPSWWRDPIIKDGTSGPVGPGYLWGPADTAPADRAVRPRGAPPEDPFRAPRPEPGTTGPVSIGGLVFLFALIAGGLGTGLSWDSHPLGTSLQIGLAGALAVFGLGMLVSAFLGRTGFGTVMLSMITAALLAGASTLPKNITTQWVREGWRPASVAAVRPHYGLGTGVARLDLTEITVPPGDTVRTEVSVGAGRAVVVVPKAVTVKVDARATLGDITLPLSRPSGAPAGKAREVDVNPSQNEHRTLPPPPGSKPAGTVELTLEVGIGQVEVTRAAS; this is encoded by the coding sequence ATGACCGTTCCCCAGGACGCCTCCCCCGGTGTCGCACCGCCCCCGGCCCCGGGACCTCACCTGCGGCGCAGCTCGCGGCACAAGGTCGTGGCCGGGGTGTGCGGCGGGCTCGGCCGGTACTGCGACGTCGATCCGGTGATCTTCCGGATCGTGCTCGGTGTGCTGTCCGTCACCGGCGGCATCGGGCTGATCTTCTACGGCTTCGCCTGGCTGCTGATCCCCCTGGAGGGGGCGGACGAGAACGAGGCGCGCAGGCTGCTGTCCGGCCGCGTCGAGGGGGCGTCGCTGATCGCGGTGCTGCTCGCGCTGATCGGCTGCGGGCTGTTCCTCTCGATGCTGGGCAACGGCGGCACGCTGGCGTTCTCCGCGATGCTGACGCTCGCGGTCGTCGGCTTCGCCGTCTGGACGCAGAACCGCAGGACCGCGGCGCCCGAGGACCCGCTGCATCCGGCGACCGCGCAGGCGGTGGCGGACGCGCCGCCCGAGGTGAAGGCGCCGCCCCGGCCGGGCAGCCCGTCGTGGTGGCGGGACCCGATCATCAAGGACGGCACCTCGGGGCCGGTGGGCCCCGGCTATCTGTGGGGTCCGGCCGACACGGCGCCCGCCGACCGGGCGGTACGGCCCCGGGGGGCGCCGCCGGAAGATCCGTTCCGCGCGCCCCGGCCGGAGCCCGGCACCACGGGCCCGGTCTCGATCGGCGGTCTCGTGTTCCTGTTCGCGCTGATCGCGGGCGGGCTGGGCACGGGGCTGAGCTGGGACTCCCACCCCCTCGGCACGAGTCTGCAGATCGGTCTGGCCGGTGCGCTCGCGGTGTTCGGGCTGGGCATGCTGGTCAGCGCGTTCCTCGGACGGACCGGGTTCGGCACGGTCATGCTGTCGATGATCACGGCGGCCCTGCTGGCGGGCGCTTCCACGCTGCCCAAGAACATCACCACCCAGTGGGTGCGCGAGGGCTGGCGGCCGGCCTCGGTGGCGGCGGTCCGGCCGCACTACGGACTGGGCACCGGGGTGGCGCGGCTGGATCTCACGGAGATCACGGTTCCGCCGGGCGACACCGTCCGTACGGAGGTCAGCGTCGGGGCGGGCCGCGCGGTCGTCGTCGTGCCGAAGGCGGTGACGGTGAAGGTGGACGCCCGGGCGACCCTCGGCGACATCACGCTGCCGCTCAGCCGGCCGAGCGGCGCACCGGCCGGCAAGGCGCGCGAGGTGGACGTCAATCCTTCGCAGAACGAGCACAGGACGCTGCCGCCTCCCCCGGGGAGCAAACCGGCCGGCACGGTCGAGCTCACTCTCGAAGTCGGCATCGGACAGGTGGAGGTCACCCGTGCTGCGTCATGA
- a CDS encoding ATP-binding protein: MPAATPRAAASSPGTDPEEPPLRKLYRSADGRMLGGVARGLAGHLGLPVVWVRFVFLGLFFADGLGALLYAVFWIVVPLGVGGVEAPRSVFETAPDGRRRLRKPDRGQIFALIALFFGAMIFVGNVDMGSGADRYIWPTLLIGAGSVLVWRQADNARRARWMEVGRRRRVLHLARALAGVALVGLGLAVFMVVRGSAAQLGNVLTAAIAVLTGIALLAGPYLVRMTQDLSEERTMRIRAQERAEVAAHVHDSVLHTLTLIQRNAEDAGEVRRLARAQERELRNWLYNPEGTGKDEDDEPETLAEAVKRAAAEVEDKHGVPLEVVVVGDCPLDEKLAAQMQAAREAMVNAAKYGGEGGAVQVYAEVEGRTVFVSVRDRGPGFDPDSVPADRMGVRESIIGRMQRNGGTARLRSVPGGGTEVELEMERASDDGDH; the protein is encoded by the coding sequence ATGCCAGCCGCCACCCCCCGAGCCGCCGCGAGCTCCCCCGGAACCGACCCCGAGGAGCCGCCGCTGCGCAAGCTCTACCGGAGCGCCGACGGACGGATGCTCGGCGGCGTCGCGCGCGGACTCGCCGGGCATCTCGGGCTGCCCGTCGTCTGGGTACGGTTCGTCTTCCTCGGCCTGTTCTTCGCGGACGGTCTCGGCGCGCTGCTCTACGCCGTGTTCTGGATCGTCGTCCCGCTCGGGGTCGGTGGCGTGGAGGCGCCGCGCTCCGTCTTCGAGACCGCCCCGGACGGCAGACGCCGGCTCCGTAAACCCGACAGGGGCCAGATCTTCGCCCTCATCGCGCTGTTCTTCGGCGCCATGATCTTCGTCGGCAACGTCGACATGGGCAGCGGCGCCGACCGCTACATCTGGCCCACGCTGCTGATCGGTGCCGGTTCCGTGCTGGTGTGGCGGCAGGCCGACAACGCCCGGCGGGCCCGCTGGATGGAGGTCGGCCGCCGCCGCCGGGTCCTGCACCTGGCCCGGGCGCTGGCCGGGGTCGCCCTGGTCGGTCTGGGCCTGGCCGTCTTCATGGTGGTACGCGGCTCCGCGGCCCAGCTCGGCAACGTCCTCACCGCCGCGATCGCCGTCCTCACCGGCATCGCGCTGCTGGCCGGCCCCTACCTCGTCCGCATGACCCAGGACCTCTCCGAGGAACGCACGATGCGCATCCGGGCCCAGGAGCGCGCCGAGGTCGCCGCCCACGTCCATGACTCGGTGCTGCACACGCTCACCCTGATCCAGCGCAACGCGGAGGACGCGGGCGAGGTCCGCAGACTGGCCCGCGCCCAGGAACGCGAACTGCGCAACTGGCTGTACAACCCCGAGGGCACCGGCAAGGACGAGGACGACGAACCCGAGACCCTCGCCGAGGCGGTCAAACGCGCCGCCGCCGAGGTCGAGGACAAGCACGGCGTCCCGCTGGAGGTCGTCGTCGTCGGCGACTGCCCGCTGGACGAGAAGCTGGCCGCGCAGATGCAGGCCGCGCGCGAGGCGATGGTCAACGCCGCCAAGTACGGTGGCGAGGGCGGCGCCGTCCAGGTCTACGCCGAGGTCGAGGGCCGCACGGTCTTCGTCTCGGTACGCGACCGGGGTCCGGGATTCGATCCGGATTCCGTACCGGCGGACAGAATGGGCGTACGAGAATCAATCATCGGCCGGATGCAGCGCAACGGCGGTACGGCGCGGCTGCGTTCGGTGCCCGGTGGGGGCACGGAAGTCGAGCTGGAAATGGAGAGGGCGAGCGATGACGGAGACCACTGA
- a CDS encoding LuxR C-terminal-related transcriptional regulator, which yields MTETTEATGGPERRVRVVLVDDHRMFRTGVQAEIGRTEETGVEVIGEAADVDQAVTVITATRPEVVLLDVHLPGGGGVEVLRRCAPLMGAVENPVRFLALSVSDAAEDVIGVIRGGARGYVTKTITGADLVDSVFRVQDGDAVFSPRLAGFVLDAFASTDAPPIDEDLDRLTQREREVLRLIARGYAYKEIAKQLFISVKTVESHVSAVLRKLQLSNRHELTRWATARRLV from the coding sequence ATGACGGAGACCACTGAGGCGACCGGGGGCCCGGAGCGCCGGGTACGGGTCGTGCTCGTCGACGACCACCGGATGTTCCGCACCGGAGTCCAGGCCGAGATCGGCCGCACCGAGGAGACGGGCGTCGAGGTGATCGGCGAGGCCGCCGACGTCGACCAGGCGGTCACCGTCATCACGGCGACCCGCCCCGAGGTCGTCCTCCTCGACGTCCACCTGCCGGGCGGCGGCGGCGTCGAGGTACTGCGCCGCTGCGCCCCGCTGATGGGCGCCGTGGAGAACCCGGTGCGGTTCCTGGCGCTGTCCGTCTCGGACGCCGCCGAGGACGTCATCGGCGTCATCCGCGGCGGCGCCCGCGGCTACGTCACCAAGACGATCACCGGCGCCGACCTGGTCGACTCGGTCTTCCGGGTCCAGGACGGCGACGCGGTGTTCTCGCCCCGGCTGGCCGGCTTCGTCCTCGACGCCTTCGCCTCCACGGACGCGCCGCCGATCGACGAGGATCTGGACCGGCTGACGCAGCGCGAGCGCGAGGTGCTGCGGCTGATCGCCCGCGGCTACGCGTACAAGGAGATCGCCAAGCAGCTGTTCATCTCGGTGAAGACGGTCGAGTCGCACGTCTCGGCGGTGCTGCGCAAGCTCCAGCTGTCCAACCGGCACGAGCTGACCCGGTGGGCGACGGCGCGACGGCTGGTCTGA